The window CGCTAAGCGCTCTTGTAATTTTTCACGGTCGAATTCAGAAGTTGTTTCTTCAAGTTGAGCTTTGATTTGGTTCACGCGAGCTTCAATGTCAGCTGGGTTACCAGCACCATTAACGATTGTTGTATTTTCTTTTGTTACAACAACTTTCGCTGCGCGACCTAATTGAGATACAGTTGCAGACTTAAGGTCTAAGCCAAGTTCTTCAGTGATCACTTCACCGCCAGTTAAGATCGCAATGTCTTGAAGCATTGCTTTACGACGATCACCGAATCCAGGAGCTTTAACAGCTACTGCAGTGAATGTACCACGAAGTTTGTTCACTACTAATGTAGCTAATGCTTCACCTTCAACGTCTTCAGCGATGATTAATAGCGGTTTACCTTGTTGTACTACTTGTTCTAGTACTGGTAAAATTTCTTGGATGTTAGAGATTTTTTTGTCAGTAATTAAGATATATGGATTTTCAAGAACTGCTTCCATTTTGTCAGAGTCAGTTACCATGTATGGAGAAGCGTAACCACGGTCAAATTGCATACCTTCTACTACTTCAAGCTCAGTAGTGAAGCCTTTAGACTCTTCAAGTGTAATAACACCGTCGTTACCAACGCGCTCCATAGCTTCTGCGATTAATTGACCAACTTCTTCGTCAGCCGCAGAAATGGCAGCAACTTGTGCAATAGACTCTTTACCTTGGATTGGTTTAGAGATTGCTTTTAATTCTTCAACTGCAACAGCAACTGCTTTTTCAATACCTTTGCGGATACCCATTGGGTTCGCACCAGCAGTTACGTTTTTAAGACCTTCGCGAATCATCGCTTGTGCTAAAACAGTTGCAGTAGTTGTACCGTCACCAGCAACGTCGTTTGTTTTGCTAGCAACTTCTGCTACTAGTTTCGCACCCATGTTTTCGAATGGGTCTTCTAGTTCAATTTCTTTCGCGATTGTTACACCGTCGTTTGTAATAAGTGGAGAACCGAATTTTTTCTCAAGAACCACGTTACGTCCTTTTGGTCCAAGAGTTACTTTTACCGCATCAGCTAATTTATCAACACCGCGTAGCATCGCACGACGAGCGTCTTCGCTGAACTTAATCTCTTTTGCCATTACTCAACAACCTCCTCATATTGTGATAGAATCATGTATAGTTATCCGTAAAACGAATTATTCACTAATAACAGCTAAAATGTCACTTTCACGAAGGATTAAGTATTCCGTACCTTGGTATTTCACTTCTGTACCAGCATATTTAGAGAAGATGATGCGATCGCCAACAGATACTTCTGGAGCTACACGCTCACCACTTTCTAATACACGACCAGTTCCAACAGCAACTACTTTACCTTCTTGTGGCTTTTCTTTTGCTGTGTCTGGTAAAACGATACCGCTAGCAGTTTTGTCTTCAGATTCAACTAGCTCAATTACGACGCGATCACCTAGTGGTTTTAACAAGTGAAACAACCTCCTTATATAAATTATGTAGTCTTTCACTCTTGTTAGCACTCAACACCATCGAGTGCTAACACACTTATAATATTAATGAATTCCTTTTCTCTTTGCAAGAGGTACGCATAAAAAATTTTAGATTTTTTTGGTACTTCATTTTCCTACAAAGAATATTATTCGTTATACAAAATGATCTATACAATATTTTTTGATTTGAAGTTCCTTGCTTTTCCTAGTAGAATGAACATTGATTTATCACGTTGAAAAAGGAGAAATTACCAATTGAATAAACAATATGTGCTTATTCTTATTACGTATTTGGCCATGCAATTTTCTAGCTTTATTGGTATCCCTCTTATATACCAAATTGGTGTCGGAATTGGAGTTACTGAATCCGACATGGAGTTGTTAGCACCTAGTTATTGGATTGTGTTTAGCTTCTCCATTACGTTTGTCTTGACCATGATTTGGATCAGACGAAGCGAACGACTCACTCGCCTCGAGCGAGAAACGCCCGCAGATTTATCAGTTACTGTACTTTGGGCGATTATCGGTGTATTTATGGCCTTTATTGCACAATTAATTGCGATTACCATCGAATCTTTCCTAGGGATTGAGCAAGGGTCGGAAAATACGGAAATGATTATCCAGCTTATTGAAACATTTCCGCTTGTCGTACTTGTCAGTTCAATTTTTGGACCAGTTCTTGAAGAAATCGTCTTTCGAAAAATTATTTTTGGAACACTTTATAATCGGTATTCCTTTTTTATTTCTGCTCTTATTAGTTCCTTCATTTTTGCGATTGCACACATGGAACTGGAGCACTTGTTGTTGTACGCTGCCATGGGATTTACGTTTGCGTTCTTATATGTTCAAACGAAACGAATTATCGTTCCGATTTTTGCTCACGTGACGATGAATACACTTGTCGTTTTGGCTCAATTATTTTTAGAACGATGAAGTATCGATAATTGAACAGCAAGATTGGGATCGGAGGATTTATGTTAATGAAACAAACACCTTTATTTTCAGGGATTATATACGCGATTTTAGGGACATTATTTACGTATTTTGCGATTCAAAACGTTAACAACTATGGCTGGGGCTTTTTTACATTCTTCTTTATCTTGCTTGCTACCCTTGACTACGGCTCAGCCATTCGGTTAATTGCCTTTCATTTTCGCTGGAAACAACAGCAGCGAAAATAGTCTCTTTATGTGAAAAAAAATAACAAAGGCTGTTTGAATTTATGATTCAAACAGCCTATTTTTTAGTGAGCGATTATGTTATTAACTGCGACTCGTTCTTCCGCTTAACTTTTTGGAGAGAAGGCTTCTTTCGAATAGCAACAATAACAACCCCTGCGACAATTAACATTCCTCCGATA of the Bacillus sp. (in: firmicutes) genome contains:
- a CDS encoding CPBP family intramembrane metalloprotease; translated protein: MNKQYVLILITYLAMQFSSFIGIPLIYQIGVGIGVTESDMELLAPSYWIVFSFSITFVLTMIWIRRSERLTRLERETPADLSVTVLWAIIGVFMAFIAQLIAITIESFLGIEQGSENTEMIIQLIETFPLVVLVSSIFGPVLEEIVFRKIIFGTLYNRYSFFISALISSFIFAIAHMELEHLLLYAAMGFTFAFLYVQTKRIIVPIFAHVTMNTLVVLAQLFLER
- the groL gene encoding chaperonin GroEL (60 kDa chaperone family; promotes refolding of misfolded polypeptides especially under stressful conditions; forms two stacked rings of heptamers to form a barrel-shaped 14mer; ends can be capped by GroES; misfolded proteins enter the barrel where they are refolded when GroES binds); this translates as MAKEIKFSEDARRAMLRGVDKLADAVKVTLGPKGRNVVLEKKFGSPLITNDGVTIAKEIELEDPFENMGAKLVAEVASKTNDVAGDGTTTATVLAQAMIREGLKNVTAGANPMGIRKGIEKAVAVAVEELKAISKPIQGKESIAQVAAISAADEEVGQLIAEAMERVGNDGVITLEESKGFTTELEVVEGMQFDRGYASPYMVTDSDKMEAVLENPYILITDKKISNIQEILPVLEQVVQQGKPLLIIAEDVEGEALATLVVNKLRGTFTAVAVKAPGFGDRRKAMLQDIAILTGGEVITEELGLDLKSATVSQLGRAAKVVVTKENTTIVNGAGNPADIEARVNQIKAQLEETTSEFDREKLQERLAKLAGGVAVIKVGAATETELKERKLRIEDALNSTRAAVEEGIVAGGGTALLNVYNKVAAIEAEGDIATGVKIVLRAIEEPVRQIAHNAGLEGSVIVERLKKEEVGVGFNAATGEWVNMIEAGIVDPTKVTRSALQNAASVAAMFLTTEAVVAEIPEENKGNGMPDMGGMGGMM
- the groES gene encoding co-chaperone GroES, whose protein sequence is MLKPLGDRVVIELVESEDKTASGIVLPDTAKEKPQEGKVVAVGTGRVLESGERVAPEVSVGDRIIFSKYAGTEVKYQGTEYLILRESDILAVISE
- a CDS encoding YdiK family protein, which encodes MKQTPLFSGIIYAILGTLFTYFAIQNVNNYGWGFFTFFFILLATLDYGSAIRLIAFHFRWKQQQRK